A single region of the Chryseobacterium sp. 6424 genome encodes:
- a CDS encoding Atu2307/SP_0267 family LLM class monooxygenase, with protein sequence MKKIEFGLMTFADMSPEPNPGKGTNAHQRIQHLLEEIKLADKLGVDVFGIGEHHRDDYAVSSPATVLAAAAAVTQQIKLTSAVTVLSSDDPVRIYQQFATVDAISGGRAEIMAGRGSFIESFPLFGYDLNDYDELFEEKLALLLQINKAEKVTWSGNLRAPLHQAGIYPRAVDGELPIWLAAGGTPASALRAAKLNLPLMLAIIGGVPRQFVPFINLYKNSALEAGIPAEKLQIGINNHLFIGEDGDKVADDFFPYYAQMMDRVGRSRGWQPMSRAQFDYMRSAEGSLMVGSVAQVVEKIVYEHKLFGFTRFFAQASMSFVPHELTMKSIELFATQVIPEVKKRLAISS encoded by the coding sequence ATGAAAAAAATAGAATTCGGACTGATGACTTTCGCTGACATGTCCCCAGAACCCAATCCAGGGAAAGGTACCAACGCTCATCAAAGGATACAGCACCTTCTCGAAGAAATAAAACTCGCAGACAAGCTGGGTGTAGATGTTTTCGGTATTGGCGAGCATCACCGGGACGATTATGCGGTATCATCCCCTGCCACAGTTTTGGCCGCAGCCGCAGCCGTGACGCAGCAAATCAAACTTACGAGCGCGGTTACGGTATTGAGTTCGGATGACCCGGTGCGCATATATCAGCAGTTTGCGACTGTAGACGCCATTTCTGGTGGCAGAGCCGAAATTATGGCAGGCCGAGGCTCCTTCATAGAATCTTTTCCGCTGTTCGGTTACGATTTAAATGATTACGATGAACTCTTTGAAGAAAAACTTGCACTCCTCTTGCAGATAAACAAAGCGGAAAAAGTGACTTGGAGCGGCAATCTTCGGGCACCGTTACATCAGGCAGGCATTTATCCGCGTGCTGTAGATGGTGAATTACCCATCTGGTTAGCTGCCGGTGGTACCCCGGCCTCTGCCTTACGCGCTGCCAAATTAAATTTACCACTGATGCTCGCCATCATCGGGGGTGTTCCGCGGCAGTTTGTACCTTTCATTAATCTTTATAAAAATTCTGCGCTCGAAGCCGGAATACCAGCAGAAAAGTTGCAGATTGGCATTAACAATCACCTTTTTATCGGCGAGGACGGCGATAAAGTAGCTGATGATTTTTTCCCTTATTATGCACAGATGATGGACCGTGTAGGGCGCAGCCGCGGCTGGCAACCCATGTCTCGCGCGCAGTTTGATTATATGCGCTCGGCGGAAGGATCGCTGATGGTAGGCAGCGTAGCGCAAGTGGTAGAAAAAATCGTGTATGAACACAAACTTTTTGGGTTTACAAGGTTTTTCGCGCAAGCCAGCATGAGCTTCGTTCCGCACGAACTTACGATGAAGTCCATTGAGCTTTTTGCGACACAGGTAATACCAGAGGTGAAAAAACGCTTGGCAATATCGTCTTAA
- a CDS encoding catalase — MDDKKRLTRQTGAPVPDNQNVQTAGPRGPLLMQDFWFLEKMANFDREVIPERRMHAKGSGAFGTFTVTHDITQYTKAYIFSEIGKKTEMFARFSTVAGERGAADAERDIRGFALKFYTDEGIWDLVGNNTPVFFFRDPMKFPDLNHAVKRDPRTNIRSANNNWDFWTLLPEALHQITIVMSDRGIPKGYRHMHGFGSHTYSFINKDNVRHWVKFHFRTQQGIENLSEEEAIEVIGRDRESSQRDLYDNIEKGNFPKWTMFVQIMTEEQAKHYRFHPFDLTKVWSKKDFPLIEVGEFELNKNPDNYFQDVEQAAFNPTNIVPGIGFSPDKMLQGRLFSYGDAQRYRLGVNHFQIPVNKPRCPYHAFHRDGQMRVDGNYGSTKHYEPNSYGEWQEQPEAKEPPLELYGDAYTHNFRDDDEDYYTQPGDLFRIIKADGKAEALFKNTAIHLGGAEKFIQIRHIRNCYKADPEYGEGVAYTLGIDMDEVMNFDMSPYDRWAPKKTHQP; from the coding sequence ATGGACGACAAAAAACGACTTACCCGACAAACTGGCGCACCGGTGCCAGACAACCAAAATGTACAGACCGCCGGGCCACGCGGCCCACTCCTGATGCAAGATTTCTGGTTTTTGGAGAAAATGGCCAACTTCGACCGCGAAGTAATCCCCGAAAGAAGAATGCACGCCAAAGGTTCGGGCGCTTTCGGAACCTTTACAGTAACGCACGATATTACCCAATATACTAAAGCCTACATCTTCAGTGAGATTGGCAAGAAAACCGAAATGTTCGCCCGTTTTTCTACCGTTGCCGGTGAACGCGGAGCGGCAGATGCGGAAAGAGACATCAGGGGATTTGCACTGAAATTTTATACCGATGAAGGCATTTGGGATCTGGTTGGTAATAATACACCGGTATTCTTCTTCCGCGACCCAATGAAGTTTCCGGATCTTAACCATGCGGTAAAACGCGACCCGCGCACCAATATACGCAGTGCCAATAATAACTGGGATTTCTGGACATTGTTGCCTGAAGCATTACACCAAATAACCATTGTAATGAGCGACCGTGGCATCCCAAAAGGCTACCGCCACATGCACGGGTTCGGCAGCCATACTTACAGTTTTATTAATAAAGATAATGTACGGCATTGGGTAAAGTTCCATTTTAGAACGCAGCAGGGCATTGAAAACCTGTCTGAAGAAGAAGCGATTGAAGTGATCGGCCGCGACCGTGAATCTTCACAAAGAGATCTGTATGATAACATCGAGAAAGGGAATTTCCCGAAATGGACCATGTTTGTACAGATCATGACCGAAGAACAGGCCAAGCACTACCGTTTCCACCCGTTTGATTTAACAAAAGTTTGGTCTAAAAAAGATTTCCCGCTGATTGAAGTAGGCGAATTTGAATTGAATAAAAATCCGGACAACTATTTTCAGGATGTGGAGCAAGCCGCATTCAATCCTACGAATATTGTTCCGGGAATTGGTTTCTCACCAGATAAAATGCTGCAAGGCAGATTATTCTCTTACGGGGACGCACAGCGTTATCGTCTGGGGGTAAATCATTTCCAGATTCCAGTAAACAAGCCAAGATGCCCCTACCATGCTTTCCACCGCGATGGGCAGATGCGTGTAGATGGCAACTACGGCTCCACAAAACACTATGAACCTAACAGTTACGGCGAATGGCAGGAGCAGCCAGAAGCCAAAGAACCGCCGCTGGAACTGTATGGTGATGCTTATACGCACAACTTCCGGGATGATGATGAGGATTATTACACACAACCCGGCGACCTTTTCCGCATTATAAAAGCAGATGGTAAAGCTGAAGCTTTATTTAAAAATACAGCGATACATTTGGGCGGGGCTGAAAAATTCATCCAGATCCGACACATCCGAAACTGCTACAAAGCCGACCCAGAATATGGCGAAGGAGTAGCCTACACACTTGGTATTGATATGGATGAGGTGATGAATTTCGATATGTCACCCTACGACCGTTGGGCACCTAAAAAAACACATCAGCCATAA
- a CDS encoding GNAT family N-acetyltransferase — MIDIKHLNHGQKGSFDLYYEGTKAGNMTYTSAGKDKIIIDHTEVSPEYGGKGLAKELVFAGAAYARENGKKIIPLCTYAKSTFEKHRELHDVLA; from the coding sequence ATGATAGATATCAAACACCTAAATCATGGGCAAAAAGGCTCATTTGATCTTTATTATGAAGGCACCAAGGCCGGAAACATGACTTACACATCCGCAGGCAAAGACAAAATAATCATCGACCATACGGAAGTTTCCCCGGAATATGGCGGAAAAGGTCTGGCGAAGGAGCTTGTTTTTGCCGGCGCTGCCTACGCCAGAGAAAATGGGAAGAAGATAATTCCGCTTTGTACGTATGCGAAATCGACATTCGAGAAGCATCGAGAACTACATGATGTCCTCGCCTGA
- a CDS encoding sodium:solute symporter — MNSATILLLFVFAYFIGLLVISYFTSRNADNQSFFIGNKKSKWWLVAFGMIGTSLSGVTFISVPGTVGKMTAGDYPFGGFEYYMMVIGFFLGYFIVAAILLPLYYRMNLTSIYTYLGRRFNVEAHKIGSLFFIISRSIGATARLYLVVNVLQIFLLQGLGIPFWVTAAVILLMVLLYTFEGGVKTIVITDTLQTSFMILSLLACIGFILSNLNMSAGEAYTVLAEKDYTHFINFDVNSKTFFLKTILGGMFITIAMTGLDQEMMQKNISVDNLKNSKKNMLTFAVTLLFVNLAFLFLGGLLYLFAMENGAQYAQLTEVINGKESITNVFGFKDSAGNISNIMGDDLFPALSLQGYFPLFISVIFIIGLISALFPSADGALTAVTSSYCVDLLGINEDKTKTEQQKKKLRMQIHLIFTVLFFALIMIFKAIDDKSIVYLIMEVAGYTYGPLLGLFAFGIFTKHQIIRKYAIVAVTLIAPVATYLLNHLVSQHTDYRIGVELIIINGFLTFIGLWLIRDRSQNRVIA, encoded by the coding sequence ATGAATTCTGCCACTATTCTGTTACTTTTCGTATTCGCGTATTTTATCGGCCTTTTGGTGATTTCTTACTTTACCAGCCGGAACGCGGATAACCAGTCCTTCTTCATTGGGAATAAAAAAAGTAAGTGGTGGCTGGTGGCTTTCGGGATGATTGGCACCAGCCTCAGTGGTGTAACTTTTATCTCGGTGCCTGGCACTGTGGGGAAAATGACTGCGGGCGACTATCCTTTTGGCGGTTTCGAGTATTATATGATGGTCATCGGGTTTTTTCTCGGATATTTTATTGTCGCCGCTATTTTGTTGCCGCTGTATTACCGCATGAATCTCACGTCAATCTACACTTACCTTGGCAGGCGGTTTAATGTGGAGGCGCATAAGATTGGGTCTTTGTTTTTTATTATCTCGCGTTCGATTGGTGCGACTGCACGGCTGTATTTGGTAGTGAATGTGCTTCAGATCTTCCTGTTGCAGGGCCTTGGTATTCCGTTTTGGGTTACGGCGGCGGTGATTTTGCTGATGGTGTTGCTCTATACTTTTGAGGGCGGTGTGAAAACCATTGTGATTACCGACACGCTGCAGACTTCGTTCATGATCCTGAGTTTATTGGCCTGTATCGGATTTATTCTTTCCAACCTTAACATGAGTGCGGGCGAGGCTTATACAGTATTGGCGGAAAAGGATTATACGCATTTTATAAACTTTGATGTAAACTCGAAGACATTTTTCCTGAAAACAATTCTCGGAGGTATGTTCATTACGATTGCGATGACTGGCCTTGATCAAGAGATGATGCAGAAGAACATTTCGGTAGATAACCTGAAAAACTCTAAAAAGAATATGCTTACGTTTGCCGTTACGCTGCTTTTTGTGAACCTCGCCTTTCTTTTCCTTGGGGGCTTGCTGTATCTTTTTGCGATGGAAAATGGCGCACAATACGCCCAATTGACTGAAGTGATAAACGGTAAGGAAAGCATCACGAATGTATTTGGTTTTAAAGATTCCGCCGGCAACATTAGCAATATCATGGGGGACGATCTGTTCCCTGCCCTGTCACTACAAGGGTATTTTCCGCTTTTTATCTCGGTGATTTTCATCATCGGGCTGATTTCGGCGCTGTTTCCTTCGGCTGACGGCGCGTTGACAGCGGTTACCAGTTCTTACTGTGTGGACTTACTGGGTATTAATGAAGATAAAACTAAAACAGAGCAACAGAAGAAAAAATTAAGGATGCAGATCCACCTGATTTTTACGGTGCTGTTCTTTGCACTGATCATGATTTTTAAAGCCATTGATGATAAATCTATTGTATATCTTATTATGGAAGTGGCCGGTTATACGTATGGGCCGCTGTTAGGGCTGTTTGCGTTCGGTATCTTTACGAAACATCAGATCATCCGGAAGTATGCCATCGTTGCAGTAACACTTATCGCCCCTGTGGCTACGTATTTGCTGAATCATCTGGTATCACAGCACACGGATTACCGAATTGGGGTGGAACTTATCATCATCAACGGATTCCTTACATTTATTGGTCTTTGGCTGATACGCGACCGCAGCCAAAATCGCGTGATAGCGTAA
- a CDS encoding YceI family protein, whose translation MKSKLLNILAISAAVATTAISCGKDKPLTSETTEVATTREGNVYELDTLNSRVEWKGFKVIKSDNMSHFGTIKFESGEVTVKEGKLESGKFVADMNSINSIDLKGDAEQHDKLVGHLKDDDFFGVAKFPTSSFEITKVTPNQGGDYNTLIDGNLTIKGITKPVSFNANVSLNNGEVNIATEPKDIDREDFGVKFQMPVTNGVIKNEVNIQIFIKGMERK comes from the coding sequence ATGAAGAGCAAACTATTGAACATACTCGCCATTTCTGCAGCCGTTGCCACTACTGCCATTTCCTGCGGAAAAGATAAACCGCTAACCAGTGAAACAACAGAAGTAGCGACTACCCGCGAAGGTAACGTATACGAGCTTGATACGCTGAACAGCCGGGTAGAGTGGAAGGGTTTTAAGGTAATAAAATCCGACAATATGAGCCATTTCGGAACCATTAAATTTGAAAGTGGGGAAGTTACCGTAAAGGAAGGAAAACTCGAAAGCGGAAAATTTGTGGCTGATATGAATTCTATTAATTCAATAGACCTTAAAGGCGATGCCGAACAGCATGATAAACTGGTAGGTCACCTGAAAGACGATGATTTTTTTGGCGTAGCAAAGTTTCCTACTTCTTCTTTTGAGATTACAAAAGTGACGCCCAACCAGGGCGGCGACTATAATACGCTAATCGACGGTAACCTTACCATCAAAGGAATTACCAAGCCGGTGAGTTTTAACGCCAATGTATCCCTGAATAACGGGGAAGTGAATATTGCCACCGAACCTAAAGACATCGACCGGGAAGATTTCGGTGTGAAATTTCAGATGCCGGTCACCAATGGCGTGATTAAAAATGAAGTCAACATTCAGATCTTCATCAAAGGGATGGAACGTAAATAA
- a CDS encoding ABC transporter ATP-binding protein: MAGESGCGKSTLLSLMYGLLDWEKGEIFFDGKPVYGPRKNIVPGESEMKFVAQHYDLMPYATVADNVGKFISNINLKEKKDRVNELLEVVGLTAYAHVLPKFLSGGQQQRVAIARALSVLPKLLLLDEPFSNLDFPRKIKLRERLFNYVKQHGISMIISTHEIQEIMPWLDQIVVLKGGQIVQAGSPEVMYKNPSNEYVAGLFGEINTFTEAEAAALGLHKTLYYPYEIVMSDEGIAATVLESRFAGNYYWTKIVVNAKEILMYTAVRIEGAVTVSFSKE; this comes from the coding sequence TTGGCTGGCGAAAGCGGTTGTGGCAAATCTACACTGCTTAGTTTGATGTATGGCTTACTGGACTGGGAAAAAGGAGAGATCTTCTTTGATGGGAAACCGGTGTACGGACCGCGAAAAAACATTGTACCTGGCGAAAGCGAGATGAAGTTTGTAGCACAGCATTACGACCTGATGCCTTATGCGACTGTGGCCGATAATGTCGGCAAATTCATCTCGAACATTAACTTAAAAGAAAAGAAAGATCGTGTAAATGAACTGCTGGAAGTCGTGGGACTTACGGCATACGCACACGTACTGCCAAAATTCTTGAGTGGCGGGCAGCAGCAACGCGTGGCCATTGCGCGGGCACTGTCGGTTTTACCGAAATTGCTTTTGCTGGATGAACCTTTCAGCAACCTGGATTTTCCCAGGAAAATAAAACTGCGCGAAAGGCTTTTCAACTACGTGAAGCAACACGGCATCTCAATGATTATTTCTACGCACGAAATTCAGGAGATCATGCCTTGGCTCGACCAGATTGTGGTATTGAAAGGCGGGCAAATAGTACAAGCGGGTAGCCCAGAAGTAATGTATAAAAATCCTTCCAACGAATACGTAGCCGGACTTTTCGGCGAGATAAACACTTTTACAGAAGCGGAAGCGGCAGCATTGGGCCTGCATAAAACCCTCTATTACCCGTACGAAATTGTGATGTCCGACGAAGGTATTGCTGCTACTGTTTTGGAAAGCAGATTTGCCGGCAATTATTATTGGACAAAGATTGTCGTTAACGCCAAGGAAATCCTGATGTATACTGCCGTAAGAATTGAAGGAGCAGTTACGGTCTCTTTCAGTAAAGAATAG
- a CDS encoding zinc ribbon domain-containing protein YjdM encodes MSDTMHCPKCESEFTYAQDDLMVCSQCFYEWDPAEGELSDKILDINGNELQNGDSVIVMKDLPVKGAPKPVKAGTKVKNIRLRPDSDHNIDCKIDGFGAMALKSEFVKKA; translated from the coding sequence ATGAGCGATACAATGCACTGCCCGAAATGTGAGTCAGAATTTACTTATGCCCAAGATGACCTCATGGTATGTTCACAATGTTTCTACGAGTGGGACCCAGCGGAAGGCGAGCTGTCGGATAAGATTTTGGATATCAACGGAAACGAGTTACAGAACGGCGACTCAGTAATCGTGATGAAGGATTTGCCTGTAAAAGGCGCACCGAAACCTGTAAAAGCAGGTACAAAAGTAAAGAACATCCGCCTGCGACCAGACAGCGACCATAATATCGACTGTAAAATTGATGGATTTGGCGCTATGGCGCTGAAATCTGAATTTGTAAAGAAGGCATAA